The DNA sequence ACGAGGAGATCAACGACTGGCCATGGGACGACTTCCATGACCTCTAACCACCTGTCGTACGGAATAGTTTTTCCTGGCATTCTTAACCTCCGTGGTAGTTTGTCCTGTGTATTGAAGTATCGATATTATAACATAGCAACAAAGAAAAAGCTATAGGATAGATAGATAGGGGTTTATTGCTTTTTGTAGTAATCTAACACCTTGGCAATAACAATATAGTGGTGCGGGAGGAGATTTTCTGGTAGATTTCGTACATCGTAAAATTTGCCAGTTTTAGGTTCTTTTTCAACTTCACAAAGGAAAACCAACGAGTTTTCTGGTCCGCGACTGGTATGGAAATAATATGATCCGACAAATTCTGGCGGAAAGACAAAATTGACCCCCAATTCGTTTTTTTGCACCCTTTCAAAAGCATCTTGATAAGACCCTGGTCTATCGGAGGCTCTTAGAATTGTCCCGGGAGAATGGAGCATATTAGGGTAGTATGCATCGGTCGGAGGGCGCTTAGCCAAAAAAACCTCAACTTTGCCCTGTTTTCTTCTTAAAATTACAGTTTCTATGGCAACTAGCACAAACTTAGCAGCCACAGCATTGTAGACGGGAGTTGGCATCTTGGGACCAACTTTATCTAACAAACTTACAAGCTTTTTTTCTTCGGTTTCGCTCAAGTTATCTGCGATGCTAAACAATTCCATAGGCAGTATTAAAATTCTTTAGAACCTCTTTAGAAACTCGTTAATCTTACCAGCCATATAGTCAATGTGACGATTGTCTAGTTTAGGATAAACTCCCAAAAAGAAGGTGTTGTAAAGAATTCTATCAGAATTTTCTAGGTTGCCTACAATTCTCATATTTATGCCACGATAAGCCGGTTGCTTAGTAAGGTTGCCACCAAACAGCGTTCGGGTTTGGATTTTGTTTTCTTCCAAAAACCTTGTGATCTCTAGTCGATCAAATTTGGCATCGTCTTTAATTGTAAGTGGATAGGCAAACCAAGAAGGTTTCGCGCCTGTTGTGGCTTTTGGCAAGACAAAAAATCTTTCCCATCTACCTTCTTTGGCATGATAAGCAAATCTTGCAAAATTTTTCCTTCTTATTCTTGTAAATTCGTTAAGTCTTTTAAGTTGAATTACCCCCATAGCAGCCTGTGGCTCAATAGGCTTTAAATTATAACCAATCTGACTAAAAATATACTTGTGGTCGTAGGGCTTCCCGCCAATCTTGTAATTAAACCTAGCATTACAGGCACCATATCTTCCTTTTTCGTCTCCCCTGCACCAGCAAGCCCTGCCCCAATCGCGCAACGATCTGGTAATGCGCTCAAAAATACGGTCGTTGTAGTTGACCGCCCCACCTTCCCCCATGGTTAAATGATGCGGAGGATAAAAAGATTGGGTAGAAAGAATACCAAAACTACCAGTCTTTTTTCCTTTATAAATTGACCCCAGAGCATCGCAGTTATCCTCAATTAAAAACAAACCCTTCTCTTTACAAAAATTGACCAGCAAATCCATATCGTGAGGGTTTCCTAAAGTATGAGCCAAAAAAACCGCTTTGGTTTTACTAGATGTTGCATGTTGTAAATCCTCTATCTTTATAGAATATGTTCCCAGGTTAACATCCATAAAAACTGGTACTAACCCCAATTGAATTATTGGATTAACGGTTGTAGGAAAACCACAGGCAAGAGTAATAACTTCATCTCCAGGATGAAGCCTCTCTGGAAACATGGGAGACATTAAAGAAGCTACAGATAGTAAATTAGAACTGGAGCCAGAGTTTGTAATAATACTGCCTGTTGCTCCAATATACTTTGCCAGCCCCCTTTCAAAATCTTCGGCAAATTGACCCAAACCAAACCAACCATCTAACCAAGTAGAAATAACATTGTTAACCTCTTTATCATCAAAAACCGATCCGGCGTATTGGATAAACGACTTTCCGGGAATAAACTCGCTATCTTCTTGCTTTTTTATTTTAAAAATTTCTTGAACTATCTTTTTTATTTGTAATCTTAATTCTTTTTCTTTTTTATCCATTTTTAAACCAATTGATAGTTTTTAATAATCCATTCTCTAAAGAATTTTCGGGTTGCCACCCCAAAATCTCTTTGGCTCTTGCGATACTGGATAGCATCATATCTGCCTCCCCAACTCTATCTGGAAACACTCCAAGATTTATGGTTGATTTGCTTTTACACAGCTCTACAATTTTCCTCGCTAAATACTCTAATTTGTAAGATTTACCCCCACCTAAATTAAATTCCAAACCCAAAGCCTTTTTTGACAGCGCAATTTTTACCAGCCCACTCACGGCATCTTCCACAAAAATATAATCTCTTTCTTTTTGACCAGAATTTAGATCGATATTTTCTCCCCGTAAGGCTTTGTTTATTATGGTCGGTATTAATCTAGTATTTTGCTGAAAACTCCCATAGGCAGTTGACATCCGAACGATTGAATAATCTAAATTGCATACGGTTTTGTAATATTTACAAAAACTTTCACCTGCCACTTTAGAAATTGCATAAGGAGAAGGTGGTAAAAGCGGTTGATTTTCTTTGTAGGGTGTTTTGGAATTGCCATAAACCTCTTGGGTGCTCATAAATACAATCTTAGAAACCTTTGCTTGCACACACGCCTCTAGCACATTAAGAGCGCCCTTGATATTAATGTCCACACAGTTTTGAGCGACTTTAAAATCACGCGAGAGGTCTACTAACGCCCCAAGATGAAAAACTACCTCGGGATTAAATTCCAAAAAAGCCCCTTTAATTTGCTCAAAATCCCTTAAATCAACAGTTTCGTCTAGACCGCAAACAGTAGCTCCAAGGGATTCCAAATTATGCACCAGATTTTGACCAACAAACCCACTTGCCCCAGTAACGAGGATTTTTTTACTCTTAAGATTTTCCATGCTCTTTAGAATATAATTTCTTTGTCTTTTTCCAAAACAAACTCTTGGCTTTTGCCATCTATAATAACTTTATAACTGGAATCGTTGAGCCCTGGCTGTTTCTGGATTAAGAGTTTATAGCCGTCTGTTGTACTAGCACTTTTAGGAAGAGTGTATTCCAACGAAAATTCAGCACTTGTTTTTGGAGCAACTTCTATTAGTCCCGAAAAAACTGTTTTCCCAAATTCCTCACCGTTACCTACAAAATCCTTTAACCCTTGGCTTTTGACAATTACTGCGCCTTTGGGAACAAAGATTTGAACAAAATCTTTATACCCTTTATTTAAGACGCTGTTAAAATCCCCAGTATTTTGGTAACTGACTTTTAACTTTGTGGTTAGATTGTCCTCTTTGTTAGAAACTTCATAAGTTGCAGATTGTTTGACATAGAGATTTGCCTTATCCCGCCCAACATTGGCATTAGAAATATACAAATAATCCCCAGAAAATTCTTTAACACGCCCCGCCATATTGTATTTTTCTAA is a window from the Patescibacteria group bacterium genome containing:
- the rfbH gene encoding lipopolysaccharide biosynthesis protein RfbH, producing MDKKEKELRLQIKKIVQEIFKIKKQEDSEFIPGKSFIQYAGSVFDDKEVNNVISTWLDGWFGLGQFAEDFERGLAKYIGATGSIITNSGSSSNLLSVASLMSPMFPERLHPGDEVITLACGFPTTVNPIIQLGLVPVFMDVNLGTYSIKIEDLQHATSSKTKAVFLAHTLGNPHDMDLLVNFCKEKGLFLIEDNCDALGSIYKGKKTGSFGILSTQSFYPPHHLTMGEGGAVNYNDRIFERITRSLRDWGRACWCRGDEKGRYGACNARFNYKIGGKPYDHKYIFSQIGYNLKPIEPQAAMGVIQLKRLNEFTRIRRKNFARFAYHAKEGRWERFFVLPKATTGAKPSWFAYPLTIKDDAKFDRLEITRFLEENKIQTRTLFGGNLTKQPAYRGINMRIVGNLENSDRILYNTFFLGVYPKLDNRHIDYMAGKINEFLKRF
- a CDS encoding NAD-dependent epimerase/dehydratase family protein; this translates as MENLKSKKILVTGASGFVGQNLVHNLESLGATVCGLDETVDLRDFEQIKGAFLEFNPEVVFHLGALVDLSRDFKVAQNCVDINIKGALNVLEACVQAKVSKIVFMSTQEVYGNSKTPYKENQPLLPPSPYAISKVAGESFCKYYKTVCNLDYSIVRMSTAYGSFQQNTRLIPTIINKALRGENIDLNSGQKERDYIFVEDAVSGLVKIALSKKALGLEFNLGGGKSYKLEYLARKIVELCKSKSTINLGVFPDRVGEADMMLSSIARAKEILGWQPENSLENGLLKTINWFKNG